One window of Terriglobales bacterium genomic DNA carries:
- the leuD gene encoding 3-isopropylmalate dehydratase small subunit encodes MRPFREHTGIVAPLDRSSVDTDQIIPKQFLKRIERTGYGDFLFYDWRYTGDGKPRADFVLNHPQFAGASILIAGKNFGCGSSREHAAWALSNYGFRVIIAPSFADIFTTNAGNNGLLLVTLPEQQISTLLNRAQQAPGYEVHVSLVEETVRDDQGFGAGFEIDDFRRTCLLEGLDEIGLTLKHESEIAAYEVKLAARGW; translated from the coding sequence ATGAGGCCTTTTCGCGAACACACCGGCATCGTGGCGCCGCTGGATCGCAGCAGCGTCGACACGGATCAGATCATCCCCAAGCAGTTCCTCAAGCGCATTGAGCGCACAGGATACGGAGATTTCCTCTTCTACGACTGGCGCTACACAGGCGATGGCAAGCCGCGAGCCGATTTCGTATTGAATCATCCTCAGTTCGCTGGAGCTTCAATCCTGATCGCGGGAAAGAATTTCGGATGTGGTTCCTCACGCGAACATGCGGCGTGGGCTCTATCGAATTACGGTTTTCGCGTGATTATCGCGCCCAGTTTCGCCGACATTTTCACTACCAACGCCGGCAACAATGGATTGCTGTTGGTAACACTCCCCGAGCAACAAATCTCTACGTTGCTCAATCGCGCACAGCAGGCTCCTGGCTACGAAGTGCATGTCTCGCTAGTGGAGGAGACAGTTCGCGACGACCAAGGCTTCGGAGCAGGCTTCGAGATTGACGACTTCCGTCGCACCTGCCTGCTCGAAGGGCTTGATGAAATCGGACTCACGCTGAAGCATGAGTCCGAGATCGCTGCCTACGAAGTGAAACTCGCCGCCCGCGGATGGTAG
- a CDS encoding PLP-dependent aspartate aminotransferase family protein: protein MSSDTRGICTRTIHGNLLPDSATGAILTPIYQTTTYVQEAVGVHKGFTYSRAANPTVSALEDVLGSLEGAPTLCFSTGMAAITTLFLSILKQGDHAIISDVVYGGTVRLFRQVLEGVGVRASFVDTSDIAAVEAAIEPRTKLIFIETPANPTLKLTDIAAISRAARQAGVLLAVDNTFLTAALQPVFELGADISVLSTTKYIEGHNATVGGSLATKDEALLERFRLVRKTIGCIQSPLESWLTLRGLKTLIMRLERHSENALAVATWLENHPSVTRVFYPGLASFPQYDLACRQHGAHGGMLSFEVTGGTPAALELMKSVKLCALAENLGAAETLITHPASMTHADIPPATREALGIPDGLIRLSVGLEDPADIIADLEHALSKAEACSSTAYIASVAS from the coding sequence ATGTCTTCAGATACGCGCGGCATTTGTACTCGCACCATCCACGGCAATCTTTTGCCCGATTCAGCCACAGGCGCGATTCTTACCCCCATTTATCAAACGACAACCTATGTGCAGGAGGCCGTCGGTGTTCACAAAGGCTTTACCTATTCACGGGCGGCAAACCCCACGGTTTCTGCGCTCGAGGATGTTCTGGGATCCCTCGAAGGCGCGCCCACATTGTGCTTTTCCACGGGGATGGCTGCGATCACCACCCTTTTTCTGTCGATCCTGAAACAGGGCGACCACGCCATCATCTCTGATGTTGTCTACGGCGGAACAGTCCGCCTGTTTCGTCAAGTGCTCGAGGGCGTGGGCGTACGCGCGAGCTTTGTCGATACTTCGGACATTGCAGCCGTTGAAGCTGCGATTGAGCCTCGAACCAAGCTGATCTTTATTGAAACCCCTGCTAATCCCACCCTGAAACTCACGGACATTGCCGCGATTTCCCGCGCGGCGCGCCAGGCCGGCGTACTGCTTGCCGTGGACAACACATTTCTCACCGCAGCGCTTCAGCCAGTCTTTGAACTTGGCGCTGACATCAGCGTGCTGTCGACTACCAAGTACATCGAAGGCCACAACGCCACTGTGGGTGGATCGCTCGCAACGAAAGACGAGGCGCTGCTCGAGCGCTTTCGACTCGTGCGGAAGACGATCGGTTGCATTCAGTCTCCGTTGGAGTCCTGGCTGACGTTACGTGGACTCAAGACGCTCATAATGCGTCTTGAGCGTCATTCCGAAAATGCACTGGCCGTCGCAACATGGCTGGAAAATCATCCCAGCGTCACCAGAGTCTTCTATCCGGGACTGGCTTCATTCCCGCAATACGACTTGGCCTGCCGTCAGCATGGGGCACACGGTGGAATGCTGTCTTTTGAAGTGACTGGTGGAACTCCTGCGGCGCTGGAGCTAATGAAGTCAGTCAAGCTTTGCGCGCTTGCGGAGAACCTTGGCGCAGCCGAGACATTGATCACGCATCCGGCCAGCATGACACATGCGGATATTCCGCCTGCGACTCGCGAAGCCCTAGGCATTCCCGATGGACTGATTCGGCTTTCCGTGGGACTCGAAGATCCCGCTGACATCATTGCCGATCTTGAGCACGCACTGAGCAAGGCAGAGGCTTGTAGCAGCACCGCGTACATAGCGAGCGTAGCGTCATGA
- a CDS encoding cystathionine beta-lyase, which yields MKINTKLVQSNGCPGDPHRAVSTPIYQTATFEQEGALDFSAYDYSRSGNPTRTVLEQQLAELEHGTRAFAFASGLAALTAVTRLLKPGDEILVIDDVYGGTCRLFSKILKRSEVYVRYVHGSAVEDFARAFSDRTRLVHIETPTNPLLKVVDIAALAELAHDRDALLCVDNTMLSPYLQNPLTLGADVVIHSATKFLCGHSDVVAGAVVVRDAQLAEEFYLIQNGEGAVLGPFDSYLLLRGIKTLGLRVDRQQDNAEQVASFLSNHPAVKRTYYPSLLDKENFAIHASQARGNGAVVSFETGSLNLSRQIVESLKLFPITVSFGGLQSSVSLPGRMSHASVPAQVAAERQLPQDLIRLSVGIEDAEDLIADLAEALEVAESVSELRASVG from the coding sequence ATGAAGATCAATACGAAACTTGTCCAATCGAACGGTTGTCCGGGTGATCCGCATCGGGCGGTTTCGACCCCTATTTACCAGACCGCGACTTTCGAGCAGGAAGGAGCGCTCGATTTCAGCGCTTACGACTATTCTCGCAGCGGCAACCCGACGCGGACTGTTCTCGAACAGCAGCTTGCAGAGCTGGAACACGGAACGCGAGCGTTTGCGTTTGCGAGTGGACTGGCGGCTCTTACGGCGGTGACGCGGCTACTCAAGCCGGGCGATGAGATCCTGGTTATCGACGATGTCTATGGTGGGACGTGTCGCCTCTTCTCCAAGATTCTGAAGCGATCGGAAGTCTATGTGCGCTATGTTCACGGATCAGCCGTCGAAGATTTCGCGCGCGCATTCAGCGATCGCACGCGGCTCGTCCACATCGAAACACCCACCAATCCCCTGTTGAAAGTTGTAGACATTGCCGCTTTGGCGGAACTCGCTCACGACAGAGATGCCCTCCTATGTGTTGACAACACGATGCTTTCTCCCTATCTGCAGAACCCGCTTACTCTTGGGGCGGACGTCGTCATCCATTCCGCGACAAAATTCCTGTGCGGACACAGCGATGTCGTCGCGGGAGCGGTGGTCGTGCGAGATGCGCAGCTAGCAGAAGAGTTTTATCTAATCCAAAACGGGGAAGGAGCGGTACTAGGTCCCTTCGACTCGTATCTACTCTTGCGAGGGATCAAAACGCTGGGGCTCCGCGTCGATCGTCAACAGGACAACGCGGAACAAGTCGCAAGTTTTCTCTCGAACCATCCCGCGGTGAAGCGCACATATTACCCCTCGTTGCTGGACAAAGAAAATTTCGCTATTCACGCGAGTCAGGCACGAGGAAATGGGGCAGTAGTAAGCTTCGAAACCGGCTCTCTCAACCTTTCTCGCCAAATCGTGGAATCTCTCAAGCTGTTCCCCATTACGGTGAGCTTCGGAGGACTACAATCATCTGTTAGTCTGCCGGGACGGATGTCACACGCGAGCGTGCCTGCCCAGGTTGCAGCCGAACGGCAATTGCCGCAGGACTTGATTCGCCTATCTGTTGGAATCGAGGATGCTGAAGACTTAATTGCCGATCTTGCTGAAGCCCTGGAGGTTGCCGAGAGCGTGTCGGAGTTGCGCGCGTCGGTTGGTTAG
- the leuC gene encoding 3-isopropylmalate dehydratase large subunit: protein MLAKTLFEKLWEQHIVHQDPDGRALLYIDLHLVHEVTSPQAFEGLRLNGLRVRRPQLTIATVDHNVPTTPNRHIISDPIAAQQIETLRRNCRDFGVQLFDIGSSEQGIVHVIGPELGLTQPGKTIVCGDSHTSTHGAFGALAFGIGTSEVEHVLASQCLWQKKPKTMQIVVDGELPLGSTAKDIALGIIGRIGSDGATGHVIEYRGAAIRALTMEGRMTLCNMSIEAGARAGMIAPDETTFRYVRARRFAPPSFEKALAHWQTLQSDEGARFDATVRVDAAALEPYVTWGTNPGMVAPITGRVPDPNSAASETERAATARALEYMNLKPGTAMEDIAIDRVFIGSCTNARIEDLRATAELVRGYHVHPRVQAMVVPGSQQVKRAAESEGLDRVFRAAGFDWRESGCSMCLGMNPDILQPGERCASTSNRNFEGRQGRGGRTHLVSPPMAAAAAITGHFTDVRKWRYKEAQSA, encoded by the coding sequence ATGTTGGCCAAGACACTCTTCGAAAAACTTTGGGAGCAGCACATCGTCCATCAGGATCCGGATGGTCGCGCGCTGCTCTATATTGATCTTCATCTCGTGCACGAGGTGACGTCACCGCAGGCGTTCGAAGGACTTCGTCTAAACGGTCTCCGTGTGCGCCGGCCCCAGTTAACCATCGCGACAGTTGACCACAACGTTCCCACCACTCCGAATCGGCACATCATTTCCGATCCGATCGCGGCGCAGCAAATTGAGACCCTGCGCCGAAACTGCCGTGACTTCGGCGTGCAGTTGTTCGATATCGGTTCATCAGAGCAAGGCATCGTGCACGTGATTGGTCCGGAGCTTGGACTCACGCAGCCGGGCAAAACGATCGTCTGCGGGGACAGCCACACCAGCACTCACGGAGCTTTCGGCGCTCTCGCATTCGGAATCGGGACCTCTGAAGTTGAACACGTTCTCGCTTCTCAATGCCTGTGGCAAAAGAAGCCTAAGACGATGCAGATCGTCGTCGACGGTGAGCTGCCGCTGGGTTCGACTGCGAAAGACATTGCATTAGGAATTATTGGCCGCATTGGCTCCGACGGAGCTACGGGACACGTAATCGAATATCGTGGAGCAGCGATTCGCGCTCTCACCATGGAAGGTCGGATGACGCTCTGTAACATGAGCATTGAAGCTGGAGCGCGCGCAGGAATGATCGCGCCCGACGAAACCACCTTCCGGTATGTTCGTGCACGCCGTTTTGCCCCGCCCAGCTTCGAGAAAGCGCTCGCGCACTGGCAAACGCTTCAATCGGATGAGGGGGCGCGGTTTGATGCAACGGTCAGAGTCGACGCTGCCGCTCTCGAGCCTTACGTTACATGGGGCACCAATCCGGGAATGGTAGCTCCCATCACGGGACGAGTTCCCGATCCGAACTCAGCGGCATCCGAGACGGAACGCGCTGCAACAGCACGAGCCTTGGAGTACATGAACCTGAAGCCTGGCACAGCGATGGAAGACATCGCCATAGACCGCGTCTTTATCGGCTCGTGCACGAATGCCCGCATCGAGGATCTGCGTGCTACGGCGGAACTGGTCCGCGGATATCACGTGCATCCGCGAGTACAGGCGATGGTGGTGCCGGGATCGCAGCAGGTGAAGCGCGCTGCGGAGTCCGAAGGACTCGATCGTGTCTTCCGCGCCGCAGGATTCGACTGGCGCGAATCCGGGTGCTCGATGTGCCTTGGGATGAATCCCGACATACTCCAGCCAGGAGAGCGTTGCGCCTCGACCTCAAACCGCAACTTTGAAGGTCGCCAGGGCCGCGGTGGACGCACTCACCTGGTAAGCCCGCCGATGGCGGCAGCAGCAGCCATTACCGGGCACTTCACCGACGTCCGCAAATGGCGGTACAAAGAGGCACAATCTGCATGA
- a CDS encoding sigma-70 family RNA polymerase sigma factor, with product MPSLAAVAGGQIALGCDTRMATAGQARGVKAREDSSVSPSASGPMVSHTLNRINDADLIREAQRGSRTAFEELVRQYDQAVLRLAMHLTGSEAEAQDIYQEAFLKAYRHLGNFRFECSFYTWMYRIVTNLCLDHLRKKKTRREDSPVMVDASGEEHSVLDQVADDRAGANPERDLMRRELGGKIGKALQQLTPRERMVFELKHYQGLKLRTIGEMLNTTEETAKNTLFRATQKLRGTLAPMR from the coding sequence ATGCCAAGTCTAGCCGCAGTGGCGGGTGGCCAAATCGCCCTCGGCTGTGATACACGCATGGCGACCGCAGGTCAGGCGCGGGGAGTGAAGGCTAGAGAGGACAGCTCTGTCTCGCCCTCGGCGAGCGGTCCCATGGTGAGCCACACCCTCAACCGCATCAACGACGCCGACCTGATTCGGGAAGCGCAGCGCGGCTCCCGCACTGCGTTCGAGGAGCTCGTGCGTCAGTACGACCAGGCAGTTTTGCGGCTGGCTATGCATCTGACTGGCTCTGAGGCTGAGGCGCAGGACATTTACCAGGAAGCGTTTCTCAAGGCCTACCGTCATCTCGGCAATTTCCGCTTCGAGTGCTCTTTTTATACCTGGATGTACCGGATCGTGACCAATCTGTGTCTCGATCACCTGCGTAAGAAAAAGACGCGGCGCGAAGACTCGCCAGTGATGGTTGATGCCAGCGGGGAAGAGCACAGTGTGTTGGACCAGGTGGCCGACGATCGCGCAGGAGCGAATCCCGAACGCGACCTGATGCGCCGCGAACTAGGCGGCAAGATTGGCAAAGCCTTACAGCAACTCACGCCGCGTGAGCGCATGGTGTTTGAGCTGAAGCATTACCAGGGACTGAAGCTGAGAACGATCGGCGAGATGCTGAACACAACGGAAGAGACAGCCAAGAACACGCTGTTCCGTGCCACGCAAAAGCTGCGAGGCACGCTGGCGCCGATGCGATGA
- a CDS encoding sugar porter family MFS transporter, whose amino-acid sequence MKLNPPLLKSTIVAALGGLLFGFDTAVISGTTRGLTDQYHLSPKSLGITVASALVGTLIGAALAASPGDRYGRRDSLRVMAVLYFVSALGCAFAWNWPALVFFRFIGGLGIGGSSVLGPMYIAEISPAAWRGRLVGFFQFNVVFGILLAYLSNYLLSLAGFGASEWRSELGVAAIPAFLFFLMLFGIPRSPRWLAEVGRIDEARAVLRRIGEENYEQRLREIVDSITQAKALGKEALFQKRYALPVFLAISIGSFNQLSGINAILYYLNDIFARAGFGKVSGNLQAVAIGGTNLIFTMLAMSVIDRIGRKTLLLIGSVGTMLCLAGVSVVFATHRNEELLVWLLIGYIAFFAVSQGAVIWVYISEVFPNVVRAKGQSLGSFTHWAMNALISGVFPLLAARSGAYPFMFFSLMMIVQFFVVLFIYPETKGITLEDMQKRLEGSKFAAHS is encoded by the coding sequence ATGAAACTCAACCCACCTCTCCTCAAAAGCACCATCGTCGCAGCGTTGGGCGGCCTGCTGTTCGGGTTCGACACCGCCGTGATCTCCGGCACGACGCGTGGGCTTACCGATCAATATCATCTCTCACCCAAGTCTTTGGGAATAACTGTTGCAAGCGCTTTGGTGGGCACTCTGATCGGCGCGGCACTCGCGGCGAGTCCTGGCGATCGGTATGGGCGCCGCGACAGTTTACGCGTGATGGCCGTTCTTTATTTTGTTTCAGCGCTCGGCTGTGCCTTTGCCTGGAATTGGCCGGCGTTGGTGTTCTTCCGATTCATCGGGGGATTGGGGATTGGCGGATCGTCGGTGCTCGGGCCCATGTACATCGCCGAGATATCACCGGCGGCATGGCGCGGACGCCTAGTCGGATTCTTTCAATTCAACGTCGTCTTCGGAATTCTGCTGGCTTATCTCTCAAACTATCTCCTGAGCCTGGCTGGCTTCGGCGCTTCGGAATGGCGTTCGGAATTGGGAGTAGCGGCAATCCCAGCGTTCTTGTTTTTCCTGATGCTCTTCGGCATTCCGCGGAGTCCGCGCTGGCTCGCGGAAGTTGGCAGAATCGATGAGGCACGCGCCGTCCTGCGACGAATCGGCGAAGAGAACTACGAGCAGCGGTTGCGCGAGATTGTAGACTCGATCACTCAAGCGAAAGCCCTGGGCAAGGAGGCTCTCTTTCAGAAACGCTATGCCCTGCCAGTCTTTCTGGCGATTTCGATCGGCTCGTTCAATCAACTCTCAGGAATTAACGCCATCCTCTATTACCTGAACGACATCTTCGCGCGCGCTGGGTTCGGCAAAGTATCAGGCAACCTACAAGCAGTGGCCATTGGAGGAACGAACCTCATCTTCACGATGCTGGCAATGTCTGTGATCGACAGGATCGGGCGCAAGACTCTGCTGCTGATCGGCTCGGTGGGAACCATGCTTTGTCTCGCGGGCGTCTCCGTAGTCTTCGCCACCCATCGTAACGAAGAGTTGCTGGTATGGCTGCTCATCGGTTACATCGCCTTCTTCGCCGTCTCACAGGGCGCGGTGATTTGGGTATACATCAGCGAAGTCTTTCCAAATGTCGTCCGGGCCAAGGGACAGAGTCTCGGCAGCTTCACTCACTGGGCGATGAATGCCCTGATCTCTGGCGTGTTCCCGCTGCTGGCGGCACGTTCCGGCGCTTATCCTTTTATGTTTTTTTCCTTAATGATGATCGTGCAATTCTTCGTCGTGCTCTTTATCTACCCTGAGACCAAAGGGATCACGCTGGAGGATATGCAGAAGCGCCTTGAAGGATCAAAGTTCGCAGCGCATTCGTAA
- a CDS encoding PDZ domain-containing protein: protein MKRIYPIAIVFLAMVALPLIAQKATTTIRHVSPPVAVEFEGPAGRSYLGVGVADVSAERVQALKLKDDRGVEVVQVDQDAPAGKAGLKEHDVIVGFNGTPVESQEQFKRLMRETPPGRTVALDIVRNGQPQTIKAQLADRKKLESSVWPREPQDFAFVMPPTPPMPPMPDFPRAWAEQSITRVRSTSGVTLESLTPQLGDYFGVKNGEGMLVRSVQKGSVAETAGLRAGDVVIKVGDQKISDNSDWREALRNGKNGKVSVVIVRDKKEQTLSMSVPVRKGSDSSALIEEGFPETELAIAAATEGVDSVEPFLQSIEPLVDDGELVGSGVVIDGTEINRALRKAMEQLHRELIDNRGNINRNISGSLKLASAELKAHRAELRRAMREAGRAIALQCDSELQ, encoded by the coding sequence ATGAAACGTATTTATCCAATTGCAATTGTGTTTTTGGCGATGGTTGCGCTACCGCTGATTGCGCAGAAGGCGACTACGACAATTCGTCACGTATCGCCGCCTGTCGCGGTCGAATTTGAAGGTCCCGCCGGCCGCTCCTACCTCGGTGTGGGTGTTGCCGATGTCAGCGCCGAGCGCGTCCAGGCACTCAAGCTCAAGGATGATCGCGGAGTGGAAGTCGTTCAAGTCGATCAAGACGCTCCCGCAGGCAAAGCCGGCCTTAAGGAGCACGACGTCATCGTGGGATTCAACGGCACGCCTGTGGAGAGCCAGGAGCAGTTCAAGCGCCTGATGCGTGAAACGCCGCCCGGGCGCACTGTGGCTCTGGACATCGTGCGAAACGGTCAACCTCAAACCATCAAAGCCCAATTAGCTGACCGCAAAAAGCTGGAATCGTCCGTTTGGCCTCGCGAACCTCAAGACTTCGCTTTCGTCATGCCGCCCACTCCGCCGATGCCTCCTATGCCCGATTTCCCGCGAGCGTGGGCCGAACAGAGCATCACCCGCGTCCGCTCCACTTCTGGCGTAACCCTGGAGAGTCTGACGCCACAACTGGGCGACTACTTTGGCGTGAAAAATGGCGAGGGCATGCTGGTTCGCTCCGTGCAAAAAGGAAGTGTCGCTGAAACCGCAGGCCTTCGCGCCGGCGATGTCGTTATCAAAGTTGGAGATCAGAAGATCTCCGACAATTCTGACTGGCGTGAGGCGCTGCGCAACGGCAAGAACGGAAAAGTATCGGTAGTGATCGTTCGCGACAAGAAGGAACAGACTCTCTCTATGTCGGTGCCAGTGCGCAAAGGCTCAGACAGTTCGGCGCTGATCGAGGAGGGTTTCCCCGAGACAGAATTGGCGATCGCAGCGGCAACCGAAGGTGTCGACAGTGTTGAGCCCTTCTTGCAAAGCATCGAGCCACTTGTCGACGATGGGGAACTCGTGGGGAGCGGCGTTGTAATCGATGGCACCGAGATCAATCGGGCTCTGCGAAAGGCGATGGAACAACTTCACCGAGAGCTGATCGATAATCGCGGCAACATCAATCGGAATATCTCAGGTTCTTTGAAGTTGGCATCAGCTGAATTGAAAGCCCATAGAGCGGAATTGCGCAGAGCCATGCGGGAGGCCGGTCGCGCAATTGCCTTGCAGTGCGATTCAGAATTGCAGTGA
- a CDS encoding Ig-like domain-containing protein: MNSYRWTLVSLLSAIAFTVSCGKFFPDANSLVAISVTPSNASLQLTKTQQFTAIGSFGDGTSKDVSSSVTWSSSSSSVASINSAGLATALQTGTTTITASQSGQSGSTTLTVTTGGGGGLTISCLAGCTSSSGTTFIASSGSTLTFQAKDSSGQTVNATWTSSNANIPINANTGIVLNAASGTTTITATANGVTGSGTLTVQ, from the coding sequence GTGAATTCATATCGCTGGACACTGGTGTCATTGCTTAGCGCAATAGCATTTACTGTGAGCTGCGGAAAGTTCTTTCCAGACGCCAATTCGTTGGTCGCCATATCGGTCACGCCCTCAAATGCTTCCTTACAATTGACTAAGACCCAGCAGTTCACTGCGATAGGCAGTTTCGGCGATGGCACTAGCAAGGATGTCTCTTCTTCGGTGACCTGGAGTTCCTCTTCATCGAGTGTTGCGTCCATCAACAGCGCCGGCCTTGCCACAGCGCTTCAAACTGGAACTACCACCATTACGGCCAGCCAGAGTGGGCAAAGCGGCAGCACCACTCTTACTGTAACCACGGGAGGCGGCGGCGGTCTTACGATCTCTTGCCTTGCTGGATGCACGTCGAGTTCTGGCACTACCTTTATTGCGTCCTCTGGGTCTACTCTGACATTTCAAGCGAAAGACAGCTCCGGGCAGACTGTAAACGCTACTTGGACCTCTTCAAACGCAAATATTCCGATAAACGCTAACACTGGCATAGTTCTCAATGCTGCGAGCGGAACGACGACAATTACGGCGACCGCAAATGGAGTAACGGGTTCTGGGACCCTCACGGTGCAGTAG
- a CDS encoding HEAT repeat domain-containing protein — MNCEWTRANAALYVYDELKDDERYELERHVERCGTCQSELEAMRGFRLAMSASPVPDPSPNLLASSRMRLSESLESEQPHRGWHRFTFDFAGWLQSMKFAPALTAALLMVGFAVGVLTTWQVRTPPHQPLIADVGQPPVESASTIASIRGITQDPGSDQVKIQYDKVLPDQAQGSINDPKIQQLLLFAARNNVNQGLRLDSVDLLAKSPDDSRVREALMFALHYDRNPGVRLKALDGLRSYVKDDQKVRDAVVAALLQDPNPGVRTQAILLLESVKNDSSVRQAFAALAHGDKDKYIQEESKRMLSNLPDFE; from the coding sequence ATGAACTGTGAATGGACGCGGGCGAACGCTGCCCTGTATGTCTACGACGAATTGAAGGACGACGAGCGTTACGAGCTCGAACGGCATGTGGAGCGCTGTGGAACCTGCCAGTCCGAACTCGAAGCCATGCGCGGCTTCCGCCTGGCAATGTCGGCGAGTCCAGTGCCTGATCCTTCGCCGAACTTGCTGGCCAGTTCGCGAATGCGACTGTCTGAGTCGCTGGAGTCCGAGCAACCGCATCGCGGGTGGCATCGCTTCACTTTCGATTTCGCCGGCTGGTTGCAGTCGATGAAGTTCGCCCCGGCGCTTACGGCCGCCCTGCTGATGGTTGGATTTGCCGTCGGCGTGTTAACTACGTGGCAGGTCAGGACGCCACCGCACCAGCCTCTGATTGCTGATGTCGGTCAGCCCCCGGTTGAATCTGCTTCTACCATCGCAAGCATTCGTGGCATCACCCAAGACCCCGGCAGCGATCAAGTAAAGATTCAATACGACAAAGTCCTTCCCGATCAGGCGCAAGGATCAATCAACGATCCAAAAATCCAACAGCTTCTTCTTTTCGCCGCGCGCAACAACGTCAACCAAGGCCTTCGCTTAGACTCGGTGGATTTGTTGGCTAAGAGCCCTGATGACAGTCGTGTACGCGAAGCTTTGATGTTTGCTTTGCACTATGATCGCAACCCCGGAGTCCGATTGAAGGCACTCGATGGGCTGCGCTCCTACGTAAAAGACGATCAGAAAGTGCGTGATGCAGTAGTGGCGGCGTTGCTGCAGGATCCGAATCCCGGCGTGCGGACGCAAGCGATCTTGTTGCTGGAATCGGTGAAGAACGACAGCAGCGTCCGCCAGGCATTTGCCGCGCTGGCGCATGGCGACAAAGACAAGTACATCCAGGAAGAATCAAAGCGTATGCTTTCAAACCTCCCGGATTTCGAGTAG